The Phycisphaerales bacterium genome contains a region encoding:
- a CDS encoding DUF1028 domain-containing protein, with protein MLRLSLVIALAVAGCSQRADWRASLVPASPRAATAPGELRRPVATYSIVARDPATGQMGVAVQSHWFSVGPIVPWAEAGVGAVATQSLVDPAYGPLGLEMMRLGRSAPEALAGLLASDENREVRQVAMVDARGGIAAHTGARCIAAAGCIVDTDQQFSCQANLMEKDTVWPAMGDAYLAANGDLADRLLAALDAAQAEGGDIRGRQSAAILIVAPTSTGKPWVDRLFDLRVEDHPEPLEELRRLVGVQRAYNHMNAGDLAMEHGDFDGANREYTKAEQLQPQIVEISFWRATTLVASGKVEESLPIFKRVFAQEPNWAVLVPRLVDAGLLTDDEAVIARILEQR; from the coding sequence ATGCTGCGCCTGTCACTTGTGATTGCCCTGGCGGTCGCCGGCTGCTCGCAGCGCGCCGACTGGCGCGCGAGCCTCGTTCCTGCATCGCCTCGCGCCGCGACGGCGCCGGGCGAACTCCGCCGGCCGGTGGCAACGTACTCCATCGTCGCGCGCGATCCGGCGACGGGGCAGATGGGAGTGGCGGTGCAGTCGCACTGGTTTTCGGTCGGCCCCATCGTGCCGTGGGCCGAGGCGGGAGTCGGCGCGGTGGCGACGCAGTCGCTTGTCGATCCGGCGTACGGGCCGCTGGGCCTCGAGATGATGCGCCTGGGTCGCAGCGCGCCTGAGGCGCTGGCGGGACTGCTCGCTTCAGATGAGAATCGCGAAGTGCGGCAGGTGGCGATGGTCGATGCGCGCGGCGGCATCGCAGCGCACACCGGCGCGCGGTGCATCGCCGCGGCGGGCTGCATCGTTGACACCGACCAGCAGTTCTCCTGCCAGGCGAACCTGATGGAGAAGGACACCGTGTGGCCGGCGATGGGGGATGCGTACCTTGCCGCGAACGGCGATCTGGCCGATCGATTGCTCGCAGCGCTCGATGCGGCGCAGGCCGAAGGCGGCGACATCCGCGGCCGGCAGTCGGCGGCGATTCTGATCGTCGCCCCCACGTCAACTGGCAAGCCGTGGGTCGATCGACTCTTTGACCTGCGCGTCGAGGATCATCCCGAACCTCTCGAGGAACTGCGACGGCTCGTCGGCGTGCAGCGAGCGTACAACCACATGAACGCGGGCGATCTGGCGATGGAGCACGGCGACTTCGACGGGGCCAACCGCGAGTACACGAAGGCCGAACAGCTTCAGCCGCAGATCGTGGAGATTTCATTCTGGCGGGCGACGACGCTGGTCGCCAGCGGCAAGGTGGAGGAGTCGCTGCCGATCTTCAAGCGCGTGTTCGCGCAGGAACCAAACTGGGCCGTGCTGGTCCCGCGCCTGGTTGACGCGGGGTTGCTCACGGATGATGAGGCGGTGATTGCACGGATTCTGGAGCAGAGGTAG